One genomic segment of Phyllopteryx taeniolatus isolate TA_2022b chromosome 12, UOR_Ptae_1.2, whole genome shotgun sequence includes these proteins:
- the pou3f3a gene encoding POU domain, class 3, transcription factor 3-A, translating into MIWGMATATSSPYLASSRILSGPVPQSDRRGGSMHPANAAVTSVSSSAFRGDPSVKMVQSDFVQGATMVSSNGGHMLSHAHQWVTSLPHAAAAAAAAAAAAAAAAAGEAGSAWPAGSQPQETKRGGGGREDLHSGAALHHRGSHLAGHQAHPGGWGGSINVSEGRTQTQTQQQQQSLVYSQPAAFTVNGMLSTHSLMHAGALVRGDSPELDHPHHPHHHHHHHHHHHPHHPHPHPHHQHAHHQHQQQQQQQQQQQQQQQQHHHHHHQEAHSDEDTPTSDDLEHFAKQFKQRRIKLGFTQADVGLALGTLYGNVFSQTTICRFEALQLSFKNMCKLKPLLNKWLEEADSSTGSPASIDKIATQGRKRKKRTSIEVSVKGALESHFLKCPKPSAQEINGLADTLQLEKEVVRVWFCNRRQKEKRMTPPGLPRSPDNNAYTPPPSIDCKRMYSDT; encoded by the coding sequence ATGATTTGGGGCATGGCTACAGCCACCTCCAGCCCGTACCTCGCCAGCAGCAGGATTTTAAGTGGCCCGGTCCCGCAGTCTGACCGGAGGGGCGGAAGCATGCATCCGGCGAACGCTGCGGTCACCTCGGTGTCTTCCAGTGCGTTCAGGGGGGACCCCTCGGTCAAGATGGTGCAGAGTGACTTCGTGCAAGGGGCCACCATGGTGTCCAGCAACGGCGGGCACATGCTCAGTCATGCCCACCAGTGGGTCACGTCGCTGCCCCACGCcgcggcagcggcggcggccgcggcagcggcggcggctgcGGCGGCCGCGGGCGAAGCGGGTTCCGCGTGGCCGGCCGGCTCTCAGCCCCAGGAGACGAAGAGAGGCGGCGGCGGGAGGGAGGACCTCCACTCGGGCGCCGCTCTGCACCACCGCGGCTCCCATTTAGCGGGCCATCAAGCGCACCCTGGTGGCTGGGGGGGCTCCATCAACGTTAGCGAGGGTCGGACGCAGACGCagacgcagcagcagcagcagagccTCGTTTACTCCCAACCGGCTGCCTTCACCGTCAACGGGATGCTCAGCACGCACAGCCTCATGCACGCCGGTGCGCTGGTCCGCGGGGACTCCCCAGAGCTGGACCACCCTCACCAcccccatcaccaccaccaccaccaccaccaccaccaccctcaccatcctcatcctcatcctcatcaccaGCACGCACACCACcagcaccagcagcagcagcagcagcagcagcagcagcagcagcaacagcagcagcaccaccaccaccaccaccaagagGCGCACTCGGATGAGGACACGCCGACCTCGGACGACTTGGAGCACTTCGCCAAGCAGTTCAAGCAGCGGCGCATCAAGCTGGGCTTCACGCAGGCCGACGTGGGTCTGGCCCTGGGCACGCTCTACGGCAACGTCTTCTCGCAGACCACCATCTGCCGCTTCGAGGCGCTGCAGCTGAGCTTCAAGAACATGTGCAAGCTGAAGCCGCTGCTCAATAAGTGGCTGGAGGAGGCCGACTCCAGCACCGGCAGCCCGGCCAGCATCGACAAGATCGCCACGCAGGGACGCAAGAGGAAGAAGCGCACGTCCATCGAGGTGAGCGTCAAAGGCGCGCTGGAGAGCCACTTTCTCAAGTGCCCCAAGCCGTCGGCGCAGGAGATCAACGGGCTGGCGGACACGCTGCAGCTGGAGAAGGAGGTGGTGCGCGTCTGGTTCTGCAACCGCAGGCAGAAGGAGAAGCGCATGACGCCGCCCGGGCTCCCGCGCAGCCCGGACAACAACGCGTACACGCCGCCGCCCTCCATCGACTGCAAGAGGATGTACAGCGACACGTGA
- the gpr45 gene encoding high-affinity lysophosphatidic acid receptor: MAFCNESLLEGCDFMEPDDAVQATNSPPSEPGTPLISVTLRVTLAGIMIFMITIGFLGNAIVCLIVYQKPAMRSAINLLLATLAFSDIMLSLLCMPFTAVTLGSADWSFGSGFCRASIMLYWLFVLEGVSILLIISVDRFLIIVQRQDKLTPHRAKILIVGSWLLSLCVSLPSVVGWRTGAAGAGDVWVPQCVLGYSESVADRAYAVLLAVAVFFAPFSVMLYSYMCILNTVRRNTLRVHSHASEPSCLPALNQVSKMRLIGLQRPPQIKVDMSFKTRAFTTILILFVGFSVCWLPYTVVSLLAVFSRRFYYSPAFYPTSIGALWLSYLKTVFNPIIYCWRIRKFREACREFVPKSCRLCPRVAGRSRRRVRPSNIYVCSETQSAV; this comes from the coding sequence ATGGCTTTTTGCAACGAAAGCCTGCTGGAAGGATGCGACTTCATGGAGCCGGACGACGCCGTTCAAGCCACAAATAGTCCTCCCTCCGAACCCGGGACTCCTCTCATATCGGTCACCCTGCGCGTGACTCTGGCCGGCATCATGATCTTCATGATCACCATCGGTTTCCTGGGCAACGCCATCGTGTGCCTGATCGTCTACCAGAAGCCGGCCATGCGTTCCGCCATCAACCTCTTGCTCGCCACGCTGGCCTTCTCCGACATCATGCTCTCGCTCCTCTGCATGCCCTTCACCGCCGTCACGCTGGGGAGCGCCGACTGGAGCTTCGGGAGCGGCTTCTGCCGCGCCTCCATCATGCTCTACTGGCTCTTCGTCCTGGAGGGTGTGTCCATACTGCTCATCATCAGCGTGGATCGCTTCCTCATCATCGTGCAGCGTCAGGACAAGTTGACCCCGCACAGGGCCAAGATTTTGATCGTGGGCTCGTGGCtgctgagtttgtgtgtgtccttACCGTCCGTGGTAGGCTGGAGGACAGGCGCGGCGGGAGCAGGCGACGTCTGGGTGCCGCAGTGCGTGCTGGGATACAGCGAGTCGGTGGCCGACCGCGCTTACGCTGTCCTCTTGGCGGTGGCGGTCTTCTTCGCCCCCTTTTCTGTCATGCTCTACTCGTACATGTGCATCCTGAACACGGTGCGGCGCAACACCCTGCGCGTCCACAGCCACGCCAGCGAGCCCTCCTGCCTGCCGGCCCTCAACCAAGTCAGCAAAATGAGACTCATCGGGCTGCAGAGACCCCCGCAGATTAAGGTGGACATGAGCTTCAAGACCCGCGCCTTCACGaccatcctcatcctcttcGTGGGCTTCTCGGTGTGCTGGCTGCCTTACACCGTGGTCAGCCTCCTGGCCGTCTTCAGCCGCCGCTTCTACTACAGTCCCGCTTTCTACCCCACCAGCATAGGCGCACTGTGGCTCAGCTACCTGAAGACGGTTTTCAACCCCATCATCTACTGCTGGAGGATCCGAAAGTTCCGGGAGGCCTGCCGGGAGTTCGTTCCCAAGAGCTGCCGCCTGTGTCCCAGGGTGGCGGGCCGCAGCCGAAGGCGAGTGCGACCCAGCAACATCTACGTCTGCAGCGAGACTCAGTCGGCTGTGTGA
- the c12h2orf49 gene encoding ashwin → MLGNTNMATRGELAGKAICASELDVLLHPELLSQDFLQLILNEKKVNSRDCGTRDQLVDLYVRHVIPRPQRTLPNNRWGKRMAKTRGGQAPTGLLPDRDHLTSSRLISCGSLKAKKPETSAMSSSGEADRLKPPPALNLANPIRRLCGSSSSSSSPPPSSSSSSSSSSSNQKFSRCSDAASLKREANCSGILMSPEVKKKIQHVTWP, encoded by the exons ATGCTGGGAAATACAAACATGGCGACCCGCGGTGAGTTAGCCGGCAAAGCTATATGCGCTTCAGAATTGGACGTTCTACTTCACCCTGAGCTTCTGTCTCAGGATTTTCTCCAGTTAATTTTAAATGAG AAAAAGGTCAATTCCAGAGATTGTGGGACTCGGGACCAGCTCGTAGACCTCTACGTGCGACATGTCATCCCGCGGCCGCAGCGCACGTTACCCAACAACCGCTGGGGGAAAAGGATGGCGAAGACTCGCGGTGGACAAGCACCGACCGGCTTGCTACCGGACAG GGACCACCTTACTTCCTCCCGTCTCATTTCCTGCGGCTCACTAAAAGCGAAGAAGCCGGAGACGAGCGCAATGTCGTCATCAGGAGAGGCTGACAGGCTAAAACCCCCTCCGGCTTTAAACCTGGCCAACCCCATTCGTCGTCTGTGTGGCagttcgtcgtcgtcgtcgtcgccgccgccgtcatcgtcatcatcatcttcctcttcctcttccaaccAGAAGTTTTCACGCTGCTCAGACGCCGCGAGCCTAAAACGGGAGGCAAACTGCTCG